ATTTTACTATATATATCAATAAAATATAAAAACATATATTATGCATATTAATTGTTAGATGTAAAATAAAATGATAAAAGGAGAAAAATGAAGCAAATTTTGCGCTATTTTTTGGTTTTCTTTTCCCTAATTATATTTTTAAATTTATCTCCTTTTGCTTTTGGACAACAGGACCAATCCTCCGGTGATTTTATTGATGGGAATTTTGAAGAAATAGGTCGTCTCAAGAAAGATTCTCAGAAACTTGATACCAGTAAAACCGGCGATCTGTTTATGGATACATGGATGGGGATATTAACTAGCCCAAAAGAATTTTTTTCTTGGAATACAAAAGGCGATGTCAAACTGGTCTATGATGGGAGTAACACACTGGTTGAATTGACACAGAGTAAAGAAGGGCCTGCGTCTATAAGCCAATTCTTTGGTTTTAAAAATAAAGATGCGTCAATTGAGTTTGATGTTAAAATTATAAAGAAAACTACCTCAGATGAATTAGAAGTGACAGTAGCAGATGTGGGTGGGCCTGCCTGGGGTAAACCCCCTGCAATAGAGATTCCGCTGGAGACATTTCGGCTCTCAACCATTTATCCGACTAAACATATCTCCATTGACCTTTCAAATAGTAAATATTTTTTAGATAAACAAGCTAAAGATGAAGCTAATGATATGGACTTAGTTGATGCATCTATTTTTGGTACGATAACTTTTCGCTTGAAGGGAAATGCTGAAGAACCAACAACAATACGATTGGATAACCTTAAGGTTACTTATTATAAAAAAGAAGGCGAAGTGAAACGTTATTATAAAGATAATCAGCCGAAGATAGATAAATTCTATAAAGATGGTAAGCAGGAAGGTCTGGAGAAGCGTTATTATCGCAATGGACAGTTACAGTCGGAGCACCCATATAGGAATGGTAAACTAGACGGGATACAAAAGTATTATGCTATAGATGGAAAAGTCTGGGAAGAAACGCCTTACAGAGACGGCAAGCGAGAGGGAACACAAAGACGTTACAGAAATGGGGTGCTGACGGAAGAAAGATTATATAAAAATGATAAGATGGTAGAAATTAAAATTTATTATAAAACTGGTGAAATAAAATCAGAAGCAACGATTAGGAATGATAAGACAGAAGGGTCATCTAAAGAGTATTATAAAAATGGACAAGTAATGGAAGAACGTATCTATAGCGATAGCCAGAGAGTAGGCGTAACAAAGCATTACTATGCTAACGGACAGCTAAAAGCAGAGATACCTTACAAGAAGGATAGAAAAGATGGCATTGCGAGGATTTATAATGAAGAAGGCAACTTAGTAAAAGAAGAAGTTTGGGAAAAAGATAAACTCATAAGTACTAGAGAGAAATAAATATTAAATTACCCATCTAACAAATCAATCCAGCCGACCCTCCCCGCGCGCTGGCGCGCTTGGTCGGGCGGCTGATTTTTGTGTTATCTTAAAAAATGAATCAAATACAAATGATAATAAACATAGGAATAGGTGTAATATCTGGCTTAATAACCTTCATTGTATGTGAATACATTCTTAAACCATATCTAAACCAAAAAATAAATCCTAAAAAAGTTACTAATTTTTTTAGAAGTGGACCATTTTTGTTTGTCTTGGCTGTCCTGATTGCTTTTATCTTAAGTGCCTCCAACCAACAACTGAGAATGACATTATTTGGCCATGGCTTAGGCTCTTCTACTGTCGTTAGGGAATTAGAAAATTTATATATGTCAATTCCCGAAATGAAGGATGAAATAATTAAATCATCTGAGGGAAAGTTAAAGGAAAAAGATTTAATTAACTTGTGTCTGCAAGAAAAATTATATTATTTGAAATTAAAGCAAACCGGGAAATATTCCTACAAACAAAATAACGCAAAGGAAGCTATTAATTTTTCAGGCAATCATAAAGTATTGTATCCGAATAGTCAGATTTACTCTGAAACAACATATACAAATGGCGAACGTTTAGATGCAAATTTTAAAGCTTATTATTACAATGGGGTCATTAGAGCAGAAATTATAACCGACAAATCTCAAATGAACGACACCACGAAAATTGTAAAATATTATTACAACAACGGCAAAATATGGTGCGAATATAGATATCACGACAACAAACACATGACTGGTATTATTTATGACAAGGAAGGTAATATACTAGGTAAAGGAAAAGGTCTTTTTCTAGCAATTCTTATACCTGGTTATTTTGAAAAAATCGAAAGACAAGTTTACGACGTGCGCTACAATCCAAATACATTTTATGATTATGGATTATGAGAAAATTAATAAAAGATAACAAAGCAATCCAGCGGACCAATTCCGCCGCTTCGCGGCTCCATTGGCCGCTGATTTCTATGTTAGACATAAAAAAATAGAAAATAAGGAGAAAAATGAAAATAAAAGCAAAGGAGCCGTGGTTGGCAGTTTTCTTGAATCGCTTGTTGCCCGGATTAGGGTATCTTTACACGAAGAATTTAGTTAGAGCAATTATTGTATTTTTAGTCACCATATCATTAACGTTTATTGCAGTTTCGACATTGATCGCTTTTGCCAAAAACGATACGACTGTTACATCCAAAGTATTATGGGGAGTCATTATTTTTGTTGCAGTCAATTTTATATTTAATTTCGCTATCTTGATAGATGGGTATTTGTGTGCAAGGAAACATAATCTTTCTAATGACGTAAAGCCTTCGCGCATGGGGCTTCGTATTTTTGCTATCATTGGAACTATAGTTTTATTGTTAACTGGAGGTATCTCTATTTTTCCGGTTATCTACATAAGAACTCATTTGATACAGTTTTTTAAAATGCCTACCACATCAATGGCTCCAGCGCTAAAACTTAATGATAAAATCATGGTAGATAAAAAAGCATACAATAGCAATAAGCCACAAAGAATGGAGATAGTTGTATTTCTTCCTCCTCACGATAATAGAAAGTATTACCTGAAGAGAATTATTGGTTTACCAGGAGAAGAAGTGGAAATCAAGGACGGCAAGGTTTATATAAACAACGAGGTCATAACTAATCTATTCGTGACAAATAACTATTATTATAATCAGGGTGATTACGCCAAAAAAGGTAAAAAGATAATCGTGCCCCCAAATAATTATTATGTTTTAGGCGACAATAGCGTTTCAAGTTTGGACAGTAGATTCTTTGGATTTGTTCCCGAAAAAAATATAACAGGAAAAGTAGTTAAAATATATTGGCCTCCTGAAAGATCAGGAAGAGTTAAATAATAAAAATGTCTAACAAGTCGATCCAGCGGACTTAAAAGCGCCGCCAATTAAAGCGCAAAGCGCTTTTAAGCCGCTGATCTTGATGTTATGAGAAAAATAAAATGAAAAAAATAAATAAAATTTTCTTTGTTTTAATTTGCGTTCTTTGTTCTGCGCAATTAGCACTTTATGCAGAATATAATTCAACCCTCTTAAAACATCATATACAATTTTCTCCACCTACCGGTTGGAATCAAATTTCACTTGGCCCTTTTGCCGCAGATATAGAAGGAATTGCATTCCGCAGCCCTGATGAGAAAGCGGTAATTACCGTATCCTTGCCCAAAAAAACTAATTTTATTTCGTTTCATGGTGCTCTTATATTATTTCGTTTAAGCAAAAGGCCAAAGGAAGAAAAAATAACATTTTGTGATGAGTCATGCTATATTTTTGATTTTGAACAAATCAATAAAAATAATATAAAAGTACTGACAAAAACCTATAAATTTTTAAAGAAAAACAAACTATATACAATCAGCTATTATTCATCTCCCAATGAATATCGACAGTATTTACCCGAATTTAAGAAGGCGTTAGCAACGTTTAAAATTATTGAATAAATGTCTCATAACAAAGCAATCGAGCGGACAATCCTCGCCGCTAAATAGAATTCGGGAAAGCTCGGCTTGCCACTCATTTTTATGTTAGACGAAAATAAAAAAATGATTAAAAAGATAATAGTAATTATTTGTTTTAGTTGCATAATCTGTTTAAATTTAGCATATTCTAAATATGTTGACCCAGACGCGATTGTTAGGATAACACGCAAAATTACTCAAAGAATTTACAAAGATATAATTTCAATTAAAGACGAGTATGAAGAATTGAAGGGTTTTGATGAAAACTTTTATGGTAAAGGGACGAGATTCCAATATCGCATAGTTAGTCCCACAATCGAATATATTTATTGTCCTGGTACATACAATCAATCTTATGAACGAGTTATGGAATTGTATTGCAACCCTCAACCCCCTGCTATTCATCTAAGGTTAGTATTCCTTAGCGCTCCTTGTGGCACAAACAAGTGCGACATAGTTAGCATTTGTCCGGATGGAATCGAAGCCCAAATTTATATCGAAGAAATTGATCGTTATCTAATATTCAGTCAGCGTAGTGGAAATGCTGAGCTTGATACAAAACTTATGGAAATTTTCCGCAAACACACAAAAAAATACAAAACAAAAGAAATACCTTGGGAATAGGCTCATCTAACAAGGCAATCCAGCGGACCTTACCTCGGCCCTAACGGGCTTCGGCAAGGCCGCTGATTTTTGTGTTAGATGTAAAATGAGATCACTAGATGAAAAAAATATTTCTATTAACATGCTATTATAGGAGGGGTATATGAAAAAAATTTTATTGTGGATGGGTTTTATAATAAACCTTTTAGCATTCTTAGGTATTGCCTGCTATGGGTCATGGTCTGTTTGGGCTGGAATACTAAGCATTTCTAAATCAGAATATGCAAATATGTATATCGTTTTCGGAATAGTTCCTGTTTTAATAAGCATTCCTTTTAATATCTTTATGAATCTTTGCTTGAACTCAATTCTGGATAAGAAGAAAAGATTCCCAACAAAATGGGTTATTTTTTCCCAATCAATCATATTTATTTTGACACCAATCGCTCTACTTACTGGGATTGCAGATTTAATTTCAGATGCATGGAGTTTTTTTACACTGCGTTAGATACCGTGCAAGTAATTAAAATTATTTAGGAAATTAAAAAACTTCTAACAACTCAATCCAGCTGACCCTTTGACTCGGCCTTTCAGGCCTCGCTCAGGGCAGCTGATTTTTATGTTATGTGAAAATAATAAAAACATTCTCGCACAAAAAAAGGAGGAGAAAATGGACAAGAAAAAAACAGATTGGACAAAACCAAGCTTGATAATGCTCGGGATTGATGTTCTGGCGCTGTTCATTATGATGATCGTTTTGGGAAATCTTGTTAATAGATTTAATGAATTATACAGTCAATTCAGCATTGAATTATCACCTATTGCACAATTTAGCTTAACCGGATATAAAATATTTTTTCTACTGCTTTTAATTGGGCTTTTGGGCAAAGAGTTTTTGAAAAATAAAAAGGCAACATTCATAATAAATATATCGGCACTAGCTGTTACCCTTTTTATATTTGTGCCTTTTATAATTTTAGGAATATTTTTTCCTTTGTTTAACTTAACAAGCATGGGGGGATAAATTTAAAAGTTTTAATAATCACATAACAAGACAATTCAGCCAACCTTCATCCGTTGCCTGTTGGGTTGGCTGGTATGCCGAACCCTTCATAATAACAAAATGCTTCGCATTTTAAGTATATGGATTCGGCATAGTTCGACTAAGTATTTTTGCTCGCAAAAATGCCAGTCTCATTAGCTGATTTTTGTGTTATAGGAAAATAAAACGGAGGAGTTAAGATGGAAAATGTAAAAAAAATATATAAAGAAGGAGTAGTAAAGGGTGTTCGTTATTTTGTTATTACATTATGGGTTAATTTTCTATGCATTCCGTTGTACATGATAAAAAATTTCTTTGAGCCAGAGCAGGGATGGAATTTTCAAGAACACACGTTATTAATTATTGGTTTCTGTATTCTAGTTGTTGTATATTTACCATTTGCTGTTTATTTGGCATCGAAAAGATCAAACCAACTGAATACTCCTATATTGAAAACAAATATTTCGATATAATATTTGTATAACAAGGCAATCCACCTGACCATACTCGCCGCTTTTAGCGGCTCGTCTGGCCGGTGATTTTTGTGTTATGTGAATATAAAATATGAATAAAATTGACCTTTTATTTATAGTCTGTCTTCTAGCCTTACGTTTTCTACCTAGAAAATCAGCAAAATATAGATACTATTGGGTGTTTCCTTTATTAGTCTTTTTTTTAGCTATCGGTATCCGAATTAATTCTAAAATCGAGAGTCGGAAACGTTCAGAAAGAATTCAAGAGCTAGAAAGCAATCTTAACGCTTTGCGCGATTATAGCTCTATTGCAAAACTTAATATTTTAGGCTTACCTGCTCGTGCAGGTTCAGGCATAAAATTATCTACTCCAATTTCAACTTCGCTAGAGAATGCAATAATTGAAAAGGATGGCAAATATTTCCCCACGTGCAGCAAGGAAGCGGAAGAAAAATTTAAGCAGACTATAAAATCTTATCCACGATTTCCATTTTCATACTATGGCTTAGCCGTCTGTCTCAGGAGTAAAGAAGATGAAGCTTGGAAGGATTACGCAAATCAAGCCATAGAAATATTTAAAAAAACTATCAGCATTAAAGATCATAATTCTGGGCACGACCAAGCAATGAAAGAATTAATCAGATATTTAGAAGAAATAAATTAAAACTAGGTAATTAAAACACATAACAAAGCAATCCACCTGACCCTCCTCGCGGCTTCCTGAGACCGCGGGCTCGTCGGGCAGGTGATTTTTGTGTTAGGAGGTAAAAATTTACGCAAAATTTTCTTTCTTTGCCAAGATTAGAATGCTATAATTGTTTTTAGGAGATAACTATGTTCTGGATTTGGATAATGATTATTATGATAGTAATGGCCGCTGGGGTTGTAACCTTAGCTCTCCTGCCGACCTCTAAAGAATTGGCTTATTTAGAAAAATTACGAAAAATAGCTGATGATTTGCTTTATAGACTAAAAAACACCTTAAGAGAAGCCTGGAAAGAAAAGAAAAAACTTCCACTACCACTTGTAATTTTGGGGGCTGTCTGGATATTGAATGGCTTATATATAAGCATAAGTACTTTAATGACCCCTTCTCAAATCACAAAACTAGAGACTCTAGCTGGTATATTCAGGATCTTAAGCATCGGTTGGATTATTATTGGGGTAACTTTATTTAACGGCTATATTTTAAGTAGAAAATTTGCCTTTATCGCCGCAGGAATAGTAATTAGCCTTGGTATTGCTGTTATTGCAGTACCACCGCTTACCCAAGAAGAATATCTTCTGCAACAATATGAAATATATCTACAAAATCAACAGTATCAACAAAATACTCTAGGAATTAATGAATATGTAACCTCGCGGCTGGTAGATCCTGGCGAAGGTAGGCCTACGAAAGCTGAGATAACCAAAGAACAAGCTATAGCTATAATCAATATGCTTATTGCCCTGATTACGATACTTTATCTAATTACTCCGAAAGCTAA
Above is a genomic segment from Candidatus Omnitrophota bacterium containing:
- a CDS encoding toxin-antitoxin system YwqK family antitoxin — translated: MKQILRYFLVFFSLIIFLNLSPFAFGQQDQSSGDFIDGNFEEIGRLKKDSQKLDTSKTGDLFMDTWMGILTSPKEFFSWNTKGDVKLVYDGSNTLVELTQSKEGPASISQFFGFKNKDASIEFDVKIIKKTTSDELEVTVADVGGPAWGKPPAIEIPLETFRLSTIYPTKHISIDLSNSKYFLDKQAKDEANDMDLVDASIFGTITFRLKGNAEEPTTIRLDNLKVTYYKKEGEVKRYYKDNQPKIDKFYKDGKQEGLEKRYYRNGQLQSEHPYRNGKLDGIQKYYAIDGKVWEETPYRDGKREGTQRRYRNGVLTEERLYKNDKMVEIKIYYKTGEIKSEATIRNDKTEGSSKEYYKNGQVMEERIYSDSQRVGVTKHYYANGQLKAEIPYKKDRKDGIARIYNEEGNLVKEEVWEKDKLISTREK
- the lepB gene encoding signal peptidase I, with the translated sequence MKIKAKEPWLAVFLNRLLPGLGYLYTKNLVRAIIVFLVTISLTFIAVSTLIAFAKNDTTVTSKVLWGVIIFVAVNFIFNFAILIDGYLCARKHNLSNDVKPSRMGLRIFAIIGTIVLLLTGGISIFPVIYIRTHLIQFFKMPTTSMAPALKLNDKIMVDKKAYNSNKPQRMEIVVFLPPHDNRKYYLKRIIGLPGEEVEIKDGKVYINNEVITNLFVTNNYYYNQGDYAKKGKKIIVPPNNYYVLGDNSVSSLDSRFFGFVPEKNITGKVVKIYWPPERSGRVK